In Flavobacterium lacustre, a genomic segment contains:
- a CDS encoding RrF2 family transcriptional regulator — protein MFSKTCEYGIRATIFIASQSYQNNRVGLKDIAKKIDSPEAFTAKILQILSKNNIIHSIKGVGGGFDIPKETMSQITLSQIVTALEGDNVFTGCGLGLHHCSEEHPCPMHEKFKAIRNELASMLETTNLEELAIGIKSGDTFLRY, from the coding sequence ATGTTTTCTAAAACTTGTGAATACGGAATCCGAGCCACTATTTTTATAGCCTCCCAATCTTATCAAAACAACAGAGTAGGTCTGAAAGATATTGCGAAAAAGATAGATTCCCCAGAGGCTTTCACCGCCAAAATTCTGCAAATACTCTCTAAAAATAATATTATTCATTCCATCAAAGGAGTGGGCGGCGGTTTTGATATTCCCAAAGAAACCATGAGCCAAATTACCCTTTCCCAAATTGTAACTGCTCTTGAAGGCGACAACGTTTTTACCGGTTGTGGCTTAGGTTTACATCATTGCTCCGAGGAACACCCTTGCCCGATGCATGAAAAGTTTAAGGCGATTCGAAATGAATTAGCCAGCATGCTCGAAACGACTAATCTGGAGGAATTGGCCATAGGAATTAAATCTGGAGATACTTTTTTAAGGTACTGA